One genomic region from Campylobacter concisus encodes:
- the aroC gene encoding chorismate synthase, which yields MNTFGKKLTLTTFGESHGVAIGGVIDGLPAGLKIDADFIQSELGKRRPGQSNFTTARDEADKIEIFSGVFDGMSTGAPIGFAIFNNNQKSNDYENLREIFRPGHADFTYFKKYGFRDHRGGGRSSARETAVRVAGGAFAQLLLNEFNIEILSGVLGIGKIFSDKIDFNFAKNSQIYALGNEEAMKELVNKARSEHDSVGAVVLSVARGVPAGLGEPLYDKLDSALAAALMGINGVKAVEIGAGVNVSSMMGSANNDEMDELGFLSNNAGGILGGISSGAEIVLKSHFKPTPSIFKEQKTLNLAGEVVDFELRGRHDPCIGIRGSVIATAMIRLVIADMLLLNASTKLENLKKIYG from the coding sequence TTGAATACATTTGGTAAAAAACTAACATTAACAACCTTTGGCGAGAGCCACGGGGTGGCGATCGGTGGTGTGATAGACGGACTTCCAGCTGGGCTAAAGATAGACGCGGATTTCATCCAAAGTGAGCTTGGCAAGCGTCGACCTGGACAAAGTAATTTTACAACCGCAAGAGATGAAGCCGATAAAATAGAAATTTTTAGCGGCGTCTTTGATGGCATGAGTACTGGAGCGCCGATAGGTTTTGCCATTTTTAACAACAATCAAAAGTCAAACGACTATGAAAATTTACGTGAAATTTTCCGTCCAGGCCATGCGGATTTTACATATTTTAAAAAATATGGTTTTAGAGATCACAGGGGTGGTGGGCGTTCAAGCGCAAGAGAAACGGCCGTTAGAGTAGCTGGTGGGGCTTTTGCGCAGCTGCTTTTAAATGAGTTTAATATAGAAATTTTAAGTGGAGTGCTTGGTATAGGTAAAATTTTTAGCGACAAAATAGACTTTAACTTTGCTAAAAATTCTCAAATTTATGCTCTTGGCAATGAAGAAGCGATGAAAGAATTGGTAAATAAAGCTAGAAGCGAGCACGATAGCGTGGGAGCTGTGGTTTTAAGCGTGGCTAGAGGAGTGCCAGCTGGTCTTGGCGAGCCACTTTATGATAAGCTAGATAGCGCGTTAGCAGCGGCTTTGATGGGCATAAATGGTGTAAAAGCCGTTGAGATCGGTGCTGGCGTAAATGTAAGCTCTATGATGGGCTCAGCAAACAATGACGAGATGGACGAGCTTGGCTTTTTGAGCAACAACGCTGGCGGGATACTTGGCGGTATAAGTAGCGGCGCTGAGATCGTACTAAAGAGCCATTTTAAGCCTACGCCTTCGATATTTAAAGAACAAAAGACGCTAAATTTAGCTGGCGAAGTGGTAGACTTTGAGCTAAGAGGCAGACATGATCCATGCATAGGCATACGTGGAAGCGTCATTGCAACTGCGATGATAAGGCTAGTTATCGCCGATATGCTACTACTAAATGCTAGTACAAAGCTCGAAAATTTAAAGAAAATTTACGGCTAA
- the rnhA gene encoding ribonuclease HI, protein MKIVTLFSDGSCLGNPGAGGWAYILKFNEAQKKESGGEAFTTNNQMELKAAIMGLKALKEPCEVRLFTDSSYVVNSINEWLTNWQKRNFKNVKNVELWQEYLEISKPHKVVASWVKGHAGHPENEECDQMARDEALKTKDENER, encoded by the coding sequence GTGAAGATAGTAACACTTTTTAGCGATGGTTCATGCCTTGGAAACCCTGGAGCTGGCGGCTGGGCTTACATTTTAAAATTTAATGAAGCACAGAAAAAAGAGAGTGGTGGCGAGGCATTTACTACAAATAATCAAATGGAGCTAAAAGCTGCGATAATGGGGTTAAAAGCGCTTAAAGAGCCCTGCGAGGTGAGACTCTTTACCGATAGCTCATACGTGGTAAATAGCATAAATGAGTGGCTTACAAACTGGCAAAAGAGAAATTTTAAAAATGTAAAAAATGTCGAGCTTTGGCAGGAGTATCTAGAAATTTCAAAGCCTCACAAAGTCGTGGCAAGCTGGGTTAAGGGGCACGCTGGACACCCTGAAAACGAGGAGTGCGACCAGATGGCAAGAGATGAGGCATTAAAAACAAAAGATGAGAATGAAAGATGA
- the dnaG gene encoding DNA primase: MIDPKSIEKLKNQIDIVDIIEHFVPVKKMGANYKCVCPFHDDRNPSMSISQSKQIFHCFACKAGGDAIKFVMDYEKLTYPEAIERIASLVNFSLEYTSDKLPAQKENKHILEKVNAFYRSEFFKHEAAVRYIYSRGINDAMIEKFELGWAGDSASTIRLLQNENIEPKEALEVGIVKQNEKGIYASFIERITFPIYAHTAKLVGFGGRTISDHPAKYVNSPQSIVFDKSKLLYGYHLARQSIFEKKQIIITEGYLDVIMLYFAGFTNAVAVLGTALTTNHLPLLKRGEISVVLCFDGDSAGINAAIKSSRLLVQNEIDGSVVIIKDGADPADMVFAGRSDELKEMFGSGTELGEFYIEQIVKKYDITRPVQKQKCLEEIVEFTNSLKPIIAKSYELLVSNLLKIELNTFSLHGQRYINRQDQNFTNATTNKQTAQKKDKTDILEFSVLKSMLANKNYEAIVLNELEEKFFLHHKDYFQAILLPKIESNAALIREIYVEESAKVASSEESLREAIIKLKLKYYEHFRAETKESQKPNKIEIMQKISEIIKGLHNKLQKN; the protein is encoded by the coding sequence ATGATAGATCCAAAATCCATTGAAAAACTTAAAAATCAAATAGATATCGTTGACATTATAGAGCACTTTGTGCCAGTCAAAAAGATGGGTGCAAACTACAAATGCGTCTGCCCATTTCACGATGATAGAAATCCTAGTATGAGCATAAGCCAAAGCAAGCAAATTTTTCACTGTTTTGCTTGCAAGGCTGGTGGAGATGCGATTAAATTTGTGATGGATTATGAGAAGCTTACCTATCCAGAAGCTATCGAGAGAATAGCTAGCCTTGTAAATTTTAGCCTTGAATACACAAGCGATAAACTTCCCGCGCAAAAAGAAAACAAGCACATTTTAGAAAAGGTAAATGCCTTTTATAGGAGCGAATTTTTCAAGCATGAAGCCGCTGTGAGATATATCTATTCTCGCGGTATAAATGATGCGATGATCGAGAAATTTGAGCTTGGTTGGGCTGGGGATAGTGCTAGTACTATCAGGCTTTTACAAAATGAAAATATCGAGCCAAAAGAGGCACTAGAGGTTGGTATCGTAAAGCAAAATGAGAAGGGAATTTATGCTAGCTTTATCGAGCGTATCACATTTCCAATATATGCGCACACGGCAAAGCTAGTTGGCTTTGGCGGTAGAACGATCTCAGATCATCCTGCAAAATATGTAAATTCTCCACAAAGCATAGTTTTTGACAAGTCAAAGCTACTTTACGGCTATCATTTAGCTAGACAAAGCATTTTTGAAAAAAAGCAGATCATCATCACAGAGGGATATTTAGATGTTATCATGCTGTACTTTGCTGGCTTTACAAACGCCGTTGCTGTGCTCGGGACTGCGCTTACGACTAATCACTTACCGCTTTTAAAAAGAGGCGAGATAAGCGTAGTGCTTTGTTTTGATGGTGACTCGGCCGGTATAAATGCCGCTATAAAATCATCTCGTCTTTTAGTGCAAAACGAAATAGATGGAAGTGTTGTAATCATAAAAGATGGTGCAGACCCAGCGGATATGGTATTTGCAGGTAGAAGCGATGAGCTAAAAGAGATGTTTGGCTCTGGGACTGAGCTTGGTGAGTTTTATATTGAGCAAATTGTAAAAAAATATGATATTACGCGCCCAGTGCAAAAGCAAAAATGTTTAGAAGAGATAGTGGAATTTACAAATTCTCTAAAGCCAATAATTGCAAAAAGTTACGAATTACTGGTCTCAAATTTGCTCAAAATAGAGCTAAATACTTTTAGCCTTCATGGGCAAAGATATATAAATAGACAAGATCAAAATTTTACAAATGCAACGACAAATAAACAAACAGCTCAAAAAAAAGATAAAACTGATATTTTAGAATTTAGTGTTTTAAAGAGCATGCTAGCAAATAAAAATTACGAAGCTATTGTTTTAAACGAGCTTGAGGAGAAATTCTTCTTGCACCATAAAGATTATTTTCAAGCTATTTTATTACCAAAGATCGAAAGCAATGCCGCACTAATTAGAGAAATTTATGTAGAAGAGAGTGCAAAAGTGGCTTCGAGCGAAGAGAGTCTAAGAGAGGCTATTATAAAGCTCAAACTGAAATATTATGAGCATTTTCGCGCAGAGACCAAAGAGTCGCAAAAACCCAACAAAATCGAAATAATGCAAAAAATTTCAGAGATCATTAAAGGCTTACACAACAAGCTACAAAAAAATTAA
- a CDS encoding DUF4198 domain-containing protein, with translation MKKSLALLAILGAFSVASAHDFWLFGQNGEKASVDIGFGHDFPKSEPIDAERVKNFEAPMILGKDGKITLKQSGENYHYEGAKLKEGTYAVTGEYKPTFWTEDTDGKWHMGGTKETIKNAKFCRRATMSAKSVINVGVEDNFITKSTGQRLEIVPLENPAKFKVGEPFKVKVLFEGKPLKVATIDGTFDGFLKDKSAFHATTDLKGETEVLALRPGKWVLKVVHKFPYADAKKCDEETAIASFTFEVK, from the coding sequence ATGAAAAAAAGTTTAGCTCTACTAGCTATTTTAGGTGCATTTAGCGTGGCAAGCGCGCATGATTTTTGGCTATTTGGACAAAACGGCGAAAAAGCTAGCGTAGATATAGGTTTCGGGCATGATTTTCCAAAATCAGAACCGATTGACGCTGAGCGCGTAAAAAACTTTGAAGCGCCCATGATCCTTGGCAAAGACGGTAAAATCACGTTAAAACAAAGCGGAGAGAACTATCACTACGAGGGCGCTAAGCTAAAAGAGGGCACCTACGCGGTTACGGGCGAATACAAGCCTACGTTTTGGACGGAAGATACCGATGGTAAATGGCACATGGGCGGCACTAAAGAAACGATAAAAAATGCTAAATTTTGCCGCCGCGCTACGATGAGTGCAAAGAGCGTTATAAATGTTGGGGTAGAAGATAATTTTATAACAAAATCAACAGGACAACGCCTTGAGATTGTGCCTTTGGAAAATCCAGCCAAATTTAAAGTCGGCGAGCCGTTTAAGGTAAAGGTGCTATTTGAAGGAAAACCTTTAAAAGTCGCTACCATTGACGGCACGTTTGACGGATTTTTGAAAGACAAAAGCGCGTTTCATGCAACGACCGATCTAAAAGGAGAAACCGAGGTTTTAGCGCTTAGACCTGGAAAATGGGTACTAAAAGTAGTGCATAAATTCCCTTATGCAGACGCTAAAAAATGTGACGAAGAGACGGCGATCGCCTCTTTTACGTTTGAAGTAAAATAA
- the rnc gene encoding ribonuclease III, with product MKILEEFEENLRYKFKKTELLEEALTHKSTKQALNNERLEFLGDAVMDLLVAEYLFKKFSKIAEGDMSKLRAALVNEKSFANMARHLKMGKFLRLSTAEENNGGREKESILSDAFEAVMGAIYLEAGLDKVREISIALLELCYPQIDFAHLEKDYKTALQEVTQASLGVIPTYELIGMSGPDHKKEFEIALLLNGKEISRAVGSSKKQAQQLAAKIALEKIKK from the coding sequence ATGAAAATTTTAGAAGAATTTGAAGAGAATCTTAGATATAAATTTAAAAAAACTGAACTTTTAGAAGAGGCGCTAACGCACAAGAGCACCAAACAGGCACTAAATAACGAAAGACTCGAGTTTTTGGGCGATGCGGTGATGGATCTGCTCGTGGCTGAATATCTTTTTAAAAAATTTAGCAAGATCGCAGAGGGCGACATGAGTAAGCTAAGAGCCGCACTTGTAAATGAAAAAAGCTTTGCAAATATGGCAAGGCATCTAAAAATGGGTAAATTTTTAAGGCTAAGCACGGCTGAAGAGAATAATGGCGGACGCGAGAAAGAAAGCATTTTAAGCGATGCGTTTGAGGCAGTGATGGGCGCTATCTACCTTGAGGCTGGACTTGATAAAGTGCGAGAAATTTCGATCGCTCTGCTTGAGCTTTGCTATCCACAGATCGACTTTGCACACCTCGAAAAAGACTACAAAACCGCTCTTCAAGAGGTCACTCAGGCCAGTCTTGGTGTCATACCAACATACGAACTCATCGGCATGTCAGGTCCTGATCACAAGAAAGAATTTGAGATAGCCTTGCTACTAAATGGCAAAGAAATTTCACGCGCCGTTGGCAGCTCTAAAAAGCAAGCCCAACAGCTCGCAGCAAAAATCGCACTAGAAAAAATCAAAAAATAG
- the feoB gene encoding ferrous iron transport protein B yields MQIKVALAGQPNCGKSTVFNMISGIRQHIANYPGVTVDKKSGFFSIADVDVEMVDLPGTYSFSSYSLEEKVAKEFIVNEKPDVILNIIDASNLKRNLYLTFQLLEIGIPVVIVLNMLDVAKRRGIIIDSDKIAKILKCPVICASASKGEGKAEILDVLRNAKNLKQNYEEFKVNYEELEPFVLELQNSVSLDKGVSTRWLCVKSLENDAAALNLLKNSNAEIENLTTEQRAKFNEKTGKSIEGYLAALRYENASIVFSECVKETKKNQATLTDKIDKIILNRWLSFPILFAIIFAIYESSIVFGYKLTNYTWPLLAAIKNFVVDITPAADIAKVPLITDAAIWLVNSAVALLNYLPIFFILFAMIAILEDVGYMPRMAFILDKIFKKFGLHGQSTLPLVLGGAFVGGCAVPGVMSTKGIADDRARMATILTVPLMNCLAKVPFYTLLLGAFYTTTTVAADGSKSIDTSQMSVMMFYISTVTMLSALLIAKFLTSTILKTRETAPFVMELPPYHLPTFKGVVIRACERVWLYIKKVCTIVIAVAVILFALLQFPGLSSEKQEHYASEEAKALANFDMAAKKSSYYASVDSREKVARLLNFYDGYKAKKMGGGKGVDEQYEAENPEFYKFIMPKSDQDAKAINSALRKLSTQRKTILREQKNDKIESSLLGMAGRALEPVSKFAGFDWRINVAFLSSFAARESAVATLGSIYESGKAAEASSGEEMRPEEAMRQSSGYTPLHAASIIIFMLLTPPCIATMIVVKMQTNSYAWMAFGIFFPFTLALVVSSLFFTLANSFGVGGLTAMGIYYFILLFFVIILGFMPQKRQNWSGGVKK; encoded by the coding sequence TTGCAAATAAAAGTAGCTCTTGCGGGGCAGCCAAACTGCGGCAAATCCACCGTATTTAATATGATAAGCGGCATACGTCAGCATATCGCAAACTATCCCGGCGTTACCGTCGATAAAAAATCGGGATTTTTTAGCATCGCAGACGTGGACGTCGAAATGGTCGATCTACCTGGTACTTATTCGTTTAGTTCGTATTCGCTTGAAGAAAAAGTCGCGAAAGAATTTATCGTAAACGAAAAACCAGACGTCATTTTAAACATCATCGACGCTTCAAATTTAAAGCGAAATTTATACCTAACTTTTCAGCTACTTGAAATCGGCATCCCAGTTGTCATCGTCTTAAATATGCTAGACGTAGCAAAAAGACGTGGCATAATCATAGACTCCGACAAGATAGCTAAAATTTTAAAATGTCCCGTAATCTGTGCTAGCGCGTCAAAAGGTGAGGGCAAGGCTGAAATTTTAGACGTTTTAAGAAATGCTAAAAATCTAAAACAAAACTACGAAGAATTTAAGGTAAATTACGAAGAGTTGGAGCCTTTTGTTTTAGAGCTACAAAATAGCGTATCTTTAGATAAAGGCGTGAGTACGAGATGGCTTTGCGTAAAATCCCTTGAAAACGACGCTGCAGCCTTAAATTTGCTAAAAAACTCTAACGCCGAGATAGAAAATTTAACGACGGAGCAAAGGGCTAAATTTAACGAAAAAACGGGCAAAAGCATTGAGGGATATTTGGCTGCACTTAGATACGAAAACGCTAGCATAGTCTTTAGCGAGTGCGTAAAAGAGACCAAGAAAAATCAAGCCACGCTAACGGACAAGATAGATAAAATAATTCTAAATCGTTGGCTTAGTTTTCCGATCCTTTTTGCCATTATTTTTGCGATTTACGAGAGTAGTATAGTTTTTGGTTATAAGCTCACGAACTACACTTGGCCGCTGCTTGCGGCTATTAAAAACTTTGTGGTTGATATTACGCCTGCGGCAGATATCGCTAAAGTGCCGCTTATAACAGACGCCGCTATATGGCTCGTAAATTCCGCCGTCGCGCTTTTAAACTACCTGCCGATATTTTTTATACTTTTTGCAATGATCGCGATTTTAGAGGATGTCGGATATATGCCAAGGATGGCATTTATCTTAGATAAAATTTTTAAAAAATTCGGCCTACATGGGCAAAGCACCTTACCGCTGGTGCTTGGCGGGGCATTTGTAGGAGGCTGTGCGGTGCCAGGCGTCATGTCTACTAAGGGTATCGCCGACGATAGAGCTAGGATGGCTACTATACTTACCGTTCCTTTGATGAACTGCCTAGCTAAGGTGCCTTTTTACACGCTACTTTTGGGTGCATTTTATACGACTACGACCGTGGCGGCGGACGGGAGCAAAAGCATAGATACTTCGCAAATGAGCGTGATGATGTTTTATATCTCGACCGTTACGATGCTATCGGCGCTTTTGATAGCGAAATTTTTAACTTCGACGATTTTAAAGACGAGGGAAACCGCGCCCTTCGTGATGGAACTGCCGCCTTATCACCTGCCGACGTTTAAGGGTGTCGTGATAAGAGCGTGCGAGCGTGTGTGGCTGTATATTAAAAAAGTCTGTACAATCGTCATTGCCGTAGCCGTGATACTCTTTGCGCTTTTGCAGTTTCCGGGACTTTCAAGCGAAAAGCAGGAGCATTACGCAAGCGAAGAAGCCAAGGCTTTGGCAAATTTCGACATGGCTGCGAAAAAATCAAGCTATTATGCGAGCGTAGATAGCAGAGAAAAGGTCGCGCGACTGCTAAATTTCTATGACGGATACAAAGCTAAAAAGATGGGTGGAGGCAAAGGCGTAGACGAACAATATGAGGCCGAGAACCCCGAGTTTTATAAATTTATAATGCCAAAATCCGATCAAGACGCAAAAGCGATAAATTCAGCACTTAGAAAGCTATCAACGCAAAGAAAGACAATCCTAAGAGAGCAAAAAAACGACAAGATAGAAAGCTCGCTTCTTGGTATGGCCGGACGCGCGCTTGAGCCCGTGTCTAAATTTGCAGGGTTTGATTGGAGGATAAACGTAGCGTTTTTAAGCTCGTTTGCCGCCAGAGAGTCCGCAGTGGCGACTCTAGGCAGCATATACGAAAGTGGTAAAGCCGCCGAGGCAAGTAGCGGCGAAGAGATGAGGCCTGAAGAAGCAATGAGGCAAAGCAGCGGCTATACTCCGCTTCATGCGGCTTCCATCATCATTTTTATGTTGCTTACGCCGCCATGTATCGCTACAATGATCGTAGTAAAAATGCAAACAAATAGTTACGCATGGATGGCGTTTGGAATATTTTTCCCTTTTACTCTAGCACTCGTAGTTTCGTCGCTATTTTTCACTCTCGCAAACAGCTTTGGCGTAGGCGGTCTAACGGCTATGGGGATATATTATTTTATACTTTTGTTTTTTGTAATCATTTTAGGATTTATGCCGCAAAAACGCCAAAACTGGAGCGGCGGTGTCAAAAAGTAA
- a CDS encoding TonB-dependent receptor has translation MKRISLSRLTAALLILTNSAVAAEDIVLGEVSVTANKISENLKDVPQSISVISDVDLEERGVKNVEELVKTIPNISGVGGMYEGISTRGLNPSIYTSSNPVTVYIGGVAQSNKDAAYIPVTNIDHVEVLRGPSSAIYGKDSIGGIINIVLKEPENEWRGSVGTEYGSNKYMMGLFETNGALIDDKLFLGLNGSASKEDGWIINDLNGDKANDKKNYNFGLNLKIVPTDRLTVKIRGDVFHRQDDSLDELFIPKSRFYDISKSEAKHINLETPARVKQTSTSGAIDLKYEFDKFNVTSATTFRRAKKDGLYDEDFGSKATYLHPDHYGLVTFLNSKNDTLSQELRFSSIDEQSFKWVGGLYFENEKQVFGPIGDQYGYGGNTIVEDWPSVNRAQTISTFGQVIYPVTSRFDVTLGGRLQQIKKHTKVDYFSYPLGHTPGTPAFSMDEKETFRTFLPKFALGYDLTNELNIYAMYSKGYLAGGFNFYTTGGSRKDNKFDAQTSDDYEIGLKGTYDSFRFSTALFYMAIKGTHIFYTDPNNSNIYYISNADKSTSMGVEFEGTLKASKEIDINLAASLLKTKYGNYINKDGSNNKGNRIEKNPEYKISLGASYYAPMGIYARLDGNMIGKTYFDEQNTLAQKSYFTADAKVGYLKDSFDVYLYVKNLTDKEYFTHARARASNVLVTYGKGRTFGIGVKYSF, from the coding sequence ATGAAAAGAATTTCTCTATCTAGACTAACGGCTGCTTTATTGATTCTTACAAATTCAGCCGTAGCCGCAGAAGATATAGTGCTTGGTGAAGTTTCGGTTACCGCAAACAAAATCAGTGAGAATTTAAAGGACGTGCCTCAAAGCATCAGTGTAATTAGTGATGTTGATTTAGAGGAGCGAGGCGTAAAAAATGTAGAAGAGCTGGTAAAAACTATACCAAATATCAGCGGTGTAGGTGGAATGTATGAGGGTATCAGTACTAGAGGATTAAACCCATCCATATACACTAGCTCAAACCCAGTAACTGTCTACATAGGCGGTGTGGCACAGAGTAACAAAGATGCAGCCTACATTCCAGTAACCAACATTGACCATGTCGAAGTTTTAAGAGGTCCTAGTAGTGCGATTTATGGCAAAGACTCTATCGGTGGCATAATCAATATCGTCTTAAAAGAGCCCGAAAATGAATGGAGAGGTAGTGTTGGTACCGAATATGGATCGAACAAATACATGATGGGTCTTTTTGAAACAAACGGTGCGCTAATAGATGATAAGCTATTTTTAGGCTTAAATGGCTCGGCATCCAAAGAAGATGGCTGGATCATAAACGATCTAAACGGAGATAAAGCCAACGATAAGAAAAATTATAACTTTGGTTTAAATTTAAAGATTGTTCCAACTGATCGTCTTACCGTTAAAATTCGTGGCGACGTTTTTCACCGACAAGACGACTCACTTGACGAGCTTTTTATCCCAAAAAGTAGATTTTATGATATCTCAAAAAGCGAAGCTAAACATATAAATTTAGAAACTCCAGCTCGCGTAAAGCAGACTTCAACATCTGGCGCGATAGATCTAAAATATGAATTTGATAAATTTAATGTAACATCGGCTACGACTTTTCGTAGAGCTAAAAAAGATGGACTTTACGACGAGGACTTTGGTAGCAAGGCAACTTATCTTCATCCAGACCACTACGGGCTAGTTACTTTTTTAAACTCTAAAAACGATACTTTATCGCAGGAGCTTAGATTTAGCAGTATAGACGAGCAAAGCTTTAAGTGGGTTGGCGGATTATACTTTGAAAACGAAAAGCAAGTTTTTGGTCCTATCGGAGATCAATATGGCTATGGTGGTAACACGATAGTAGAGGATTGGCCGTCTGTAAATCGTGCGCAGACAATATCGACATTTGGTCAAGTTATCTATCCAGTTACTAGTAGATTTGACGTGACACTAGGCGGTAGATTACAACAGATCAAAAAGCATACCAAGGTTGATTATTTCTCTTATCCACTAGGACATACTCCTGGTACACCAGCGTTTTCAATGGATGAAAAAGAGACTTTTAGAACATTTTTGCCTAAATTTGCACTTGGATACGATCTTACCAACGAGCTAAATATCTACGCGATGTATTCAAAAGGCTACTTAGCAGGTGGCTTTAACTTTTATACAACTGGTGGTAGTAGAAAAGATAATAAATTTGATGCTCAGACAAGTGATGATTACGAAATCGGCTTAAAAGGCACATATGATAGTTTCAGATTTTCTACAGCGTTATTTTATATGGCTATTAAAGGTACTCATATATTCTATACCGACCCTAACAACTCTAACATATACTATATATCAAATGCCGATAAATCAACATCTATGGGCGTAGAATTTGAAGGCACTCTAAAAGCTAGCAAGGAGATTGATATAAATTTGGCCGCAAGCCTGCTTAAAACTAAATATGGCAACTATATAAATAAAGACGGCTCAAATAATAAAGGCAATAGAATCGAGAAAAACCCAGAGTATAAAATTTCTCTTGGTGCTTCATATTATGCTCCGATGGGAATTTATGCCAGACTTGATGGAAACATGATAGGTAAGACATATTTTGATGAGCAAAATACGCTTGCTCAAAAGAGCTACTTTACAGCAGATGCAAAAGTTGGTTATCTAAAAGATAGCTTTGATGTGTATCTTTATGTCAAAAATTTAACCGACAAAGAGTACTTTACTCATGCTAGAGCCAGAGCTAGTAACGTCCTTGTTACTTACGGCAAAGGCAGAACCTTTGGCATAGGCGTAAAATATAGTTTTTAA
- a CDS encoding tetratricopeptide repeat protein, which translates to MSVDIFFIGHRDPIFSLIILFSIILMIAALSYAWGIFSSKDEKKRIEKFIRKFDSKDGISSEHKQMLQSPEIDAQSLCMLGQTFAKNGDFEKSISVYLIALGKVRDKNEKEFILNELGEVYFKAGFLKKASEVFEKALELSPRNVVALRFLTMIDEKLKNYKEALYALNSLEELGVNVKDQKAYIKAISTLDDRNLSFNEKIEVLSRLSQNFELLKRMILVLFIRHNENLENLKDFAKFEDVLDLLYNLKTPINLSDPKYKSLFYAKGDINEPCEIYGFELNAIKKLKDAKFDAAGLSFNYICKNCKNSFPMHFYRCPVCHELGSVKILSHITEKPSEDSNTF; encoded by the coding sequence ATGAGCGTGGATATTTTTTTCATTGGGCATAGAGATCCGATATTTAGCCTTATTATTTTATTTAGCATCATTTTGATGATCGCTGCACTAAGCTATGCTTGGGGTATCTTTTCAAGCAAAGATGAGAAAAAACGCATTGAAAAATTTATAAGAAAATTTGACAGCAAAGATGGCATAAGTAGCGAGCATAAACAGATGCTACAAAGCCCAGAGATAGACGCCCAAAGCCTTTGCATGCTAGGGCAAACTTTTGCCAAAAATGGTGATTTTGAAAAATCAATTAGTGTTTATCTCATCGCACTTGGCAAAGTTAGAGATAAAAATGAAAAAGAATTTATTCTAAACGAGCTTGGAGAGGTCTATTTTAAGGCTGGCTTTTTAAAAAAGGCTAGTGAGGTTTTTGAAAAGGCACTCGAGCTAAGCCCTAGAAATGTCGTCGCACTTCGTTTTCTGACAATGATAGATGAGAAGCTCAAAAACTACAAAGAAGCACTTTATGCGCTAAATTCGCTTGAAGAGCTGGGAGTAAATGTAAAAGATCAAAAAGCTTATATTAAGGCCATCAGCACGCTTGATGATAGAAATTTAAGCTTTAATGAAAAGATAGAAGTTCTCTCTCGTCTTAGCCAAAATTTTGAGCTTTTAAAACGCATGATCTTGGTGCTTTTTATAAGACACAATGAAAATTTAGAAAATTTAAAAGATTTTGCCAAATTTGAAGACGTACTTGATCTACTTTACAACCTAAAAACGCCTATAAATTTAAGCGATCCAAAATACAAATCACTCTTTTACGCAAAGGGCGATATAAATGAGCCTTGTGAAATTTACGGCTTTGAGCTAAATGCTATTAAAAAGCTAAAAGACGCTAAATTTGACGCGGCAGGACTTAGTTTTAACTACATTTGCAAAAACTGCAAAAACTCATTTCCGATGCACTTTTACCGCTGTCCAGTCTGCCATGAGCTTGGAAGTGTAAAAATTTTATCCCACATCACAGAAAAACCAAGTGAAGATAGTAACACTTTTTAG
- a CDS encoding FeoA family protein, whose product MNLGSAQAGILYKIKELKAEGKLLQKLLDMGFINGAVVEAVRLAPLLDPIEFKIQDCLISLRKSEAALVEVEVCK is encoded by the coding sequence ATGAATCTTGGCTCTGCACAGGCTGGAATTTTATATAAGATAAAAGAGCTCAAAGCTGAAGGCAAACTACTTCAAAAGTTGCTCGATATGGGCTTTATAAACGGAGCCGTCGTTGAGGCGGTAAGACTCGCTCCGCTTCTTGATCCCATAGAGTTTAAAATTCAGGACTGTTTGATATCGCTTAGAAAAAGCGAAGCGGCGTTAGTGGAGGTTGAAGTTTGCAAATAA